Proteins encoded within one genomic window of Candidatus Palauibacter scopulicola:
- a CDS encoding NADH-ubiquinone oxidoreductase-F iron-sulfur binding region domain-containing protein, with protein sequence MNTPSDGELLAKWREEPAPLLPLLHEFHERDGHLSENALRAISDDLRIPIADLFGTVTFYHHFSRDPGGYAHARICTGPICALQGADELLAAMPNAHAMPCPGRCDEPIPVLDRDRVLCGTTVAELVSRPSPLPPAPHPDIEECVFAHIRTPGRATFAGYRATGGYSGLDKALRGRPGALLDAIDASGLAGRGGAGFPTGRKWRAVAEAAGEPKTIVCNADEGEPGCFKDRALMDYDPHAVIEGMIAAGFATGATRGFIYLRYEYPDTMRILETALEEARGAGLLGPDALGPGQPFDLWVRRGAGAYICGEETSLLNSLEGKHPFPRNRPPFPVTHGYEDLPTVVNNVETLASVPHILVHGADWYRGLGIGDHAGTKVISLSGDITRPGNYEVPMGFPLLTLIDDCAGGVPGGRKIQAVTMAGLSGGFLAGEALDVTLDEPDIRSKGSFLGAGGIMVFDDSRDMIAVAHSAMEFFAEESCGKCFPCRIGTQRLTERLHGDGPPDIGAWIDEVHDLGDTMMQTSACGLGQAAPLITESLIRYFPDRVSRHVTESR encoded by the coding sequence ATGAACACGCCCTCGGACGGGGAACTCCTCGCGAAATGGCGGGAGGAGCCCGCTCCTCTGCTCCCCCTGCTGCACGAGTTCCACGAGAGGGACGGACACCTCTCGGAGAACGCCCTGCGCGCCATCTCCGACGACCTGCGGATCCCGATCGCGGACCTCTTCGGTACGGTGACGTTCTACCACCATTTCTCACGGGATCCCGGAGGGTATGCGCACGCCCGCATCTGCACGGGACCCATCTGTGCCTTGCAGGGGGCCGACGAACTGCTGGCCGCGATGCCGAACGCGCATGCGATGCCCTGCCCGGGGCGTTGCGACGAGCCGATTCCGGTCCTCGACCGGGACCGCGTCCTCTGCGGAACCACGGTCGCGGAACTCGTTTCCCGACCCTCTCCTCTCCCTCCCGCTCCACACCCGGACATCGAGGAATGCGTCTTCGCGCACATCCGGACTCCCGGACGCGCGACGTTCGCGGGCTATCGGGCGACGGGCGGGTATTCGGGTCTCGACAAGGCCCTCCGCGGGCGGCCCGGCGCGCTGCTCGATGCCATCGACGCGAGCGGCCTCGCCGGGCGTGGCGGCGCCGGCTTCCCCACCGGACGGAAGTGGCGGGCGGTGGCCGAGGCCGCCGGGGAGCCGAAGACCATCGTGTGCAACGCCGACGAGGGGGAGCCGGGCTGCTTCAAGGACCGGGCGCTGATGGACTACGACCCGCACGCGGTGATCGAAGGGATGATCGCCGCCGGCTTCGCGACGGGCGCCACGCGGGGGTTCATCTACCTTCGCTACGAGTACCCGGATACGATGCGCATCCTGGAGACGGCCCTCGAAGAAGCCCGCGGCGCCGGGCTGCTGGGGCCCGACGCCCTGGGGCCCGGACAACCGTTCGACCTTTGGGTGCGCCGCGGCGCGGGCGCCTACATCTGCGGCGAGGAGACGTCTCTTCTCAACAGCCTGGAGGGCAAGCATCCGTTCCCGCGCAACCGGCCGCCCTTCCCGGTGACGCACGGGTACGAGGACCTTCCCACGGTCGTGAACAACGTCGAAACGCTGGCCTCCGTGCCTCATATCCTCGTGCACGGCGCCGACTGGTACCGCGGGCTCGGGATCGGCGACCACGCGGGCACGAAGGTGATCTCGCTCTCCGGGGACATCACGCGCCCCGGCAACTACGAAGTACCGATGGGCTTCCCCCTGCTGACGCTGATCGACGACTGCGCCGGCGGCGTGCCGGGCGGACGGAAGATCCAGGCGGTGACGATGGCGGGGCTCTCGGGCGGCTTCCTGGCCGGCGAGGCGCTCGACGTCACGCTGGACGAACCCGACATCCGCTCGAAGGGGTCTTTCCTGGGTGCGGGCGGCATCATGGTGTTCGACGACTCGCGGGACATGATCGCGGTCGCGCATTCCGCCATGGAGTTCTTCGCCGAGGAATCCTGCGGCAAGTGCTTCCCCTGCCGCATCGGCACGCAGCGCCTGACGGAGCGCCTGCACGGCGACGGCCCGCCCGACATCGGCGCCTGGATCGACGAGGTGCACGATCTGGGCGACACGATGATGCAGACGAGCGCCTGCGGCCTCGGGCAGGCGGCCCCCCTCATCACGGAGAGCCTGATCCGCTACTTCCCGGATCGCGTCTCCCGGCACGTCACCGAATCTCGCTAA
- the fdhD gene encoding formate dehydrogenase accessory sulfurtransferase FdhD: protein MITPRRNTARIDIERVSESTSRRRRDAVAVEEPLEIRIAPAGGGEHQVAVTMRTPGDDFDLTAGFLFSEGLLGQRSDIADLRYCVDVEPQEYNIVTAHLSETARFDPAELTRNFYTTSSCGVCGKASLEAIEIRGCAPVPAEGPTVAAEVVRTLPGALRRRQPVFERTGGLHAAGLFDTAGELRLLREDIGRHNALDKVIGDRFLHEALPLGDTVLAVSGRASFEIMQKALAAGIPIVAAVGAPSSLAVDVAEEFGMTLIGFAKPTGFNIYTGRHRVG, encoded by the coding sequence ATGATTACGCCCCGAAGGAACACCGCCCGCATCGACATCGAGCGCGTGTCCGAATCCACGAGCCGAAGGCGGCGCGACGCCGTCGCGGTCGAAGAGCCGCTCGAGATCCGGATCGCGCCCGCGGGCGGAGGCGAGCACCAGGTGGCCGTGACGATGCGCACGCCCGGGGACGACTTCGACCTCACGGCCGGGTTCCTCTTCTCGGAGGGGCTTCTGGGACAGCGGTCGGATATCGCCGACCTGCGGTACTGCGTCGACGTGGAGCCGCAGGAATACAACATCGTCACGGCGCACCTGAGCGAGACGGCCCGCTTCGACCCGGCGGAGCTGACCCGCAACTTCTATACGACATCGAGTTGCGGCGTCTGCGGCAAAGCCTCCCTCGAGGCGATCGAGATTCGCGGCTGCGCTCCGGTGCCGGCCGAGGGTCCGACCGTCGCGGCCGAGGTCGTGCGCACCCTCCCGGGAGCGCTTCGCCGCCGCCAGCCGGTGTTCGAGCGGACGGGCGGGCTGCACGCGGCCGGCCTGTTCGACACGGCGGGTGAACTGCGTCTCCTGCGCGAAGACATCGGACGCCACAACGCGCTCGACAAGGTGATCGGCGACCGATTCCTCCACGAAGCCCTGCCCCTGGGCGATACGGTGCTGGCCGTGAGCGGCCGGGCTTCCTTCGAGATCATGCAGAAGGCGCTCGCCGCCGGAATCCCGATCGTCGCCGCCGTGGGCGCCCCCTCGAGCCTCGCCGTCGACGTGGCCGAAGAGTTCGGGATGACGCTGATCGGCTTCGCGAAGCCGACGGGATTCAACATCTACACCGGGCGTCACCGCGTCGGCTGA